From Homo sapiens chromosome 6, GRCh38.p14 Primary Assembly, the proteins below share one genomic window:
- the TMEM200A gene encoding transmembrane protein 200A isoform X1, protein MIATGGVITGLAALKRQDSARSQQHVNLSPSPATQEKKPIRRRPRADVVVVRGKIRLYSPSGFFLILGVLISIIGIAMAVLGYWPQKEHFIDAETTLSTNETQVIRNEGGVVVRFFEQHLHSDKMKMLGPFTMGIGIFIFICANAILHENRDKETKIIHMRDIYSTVIDIHTLRIKEQRQMNGMYTGLMGETEVKQNGSSCASRLAANTIASFSGFRSSFRMDSSVEEDELMLNEGKSSGHLMPPLLSDSSVSVFGLYPPPSKTTDDKTSGSKKCETKSIVSSSISAFTLPVIKLNNCVIDEPSIDNITEDADNLKSRSRNLSMDSLVVPLPNTSESFQPVSTVLPRNNSIGESLSSQYKSSMALGPGAGQLLSPGAARRQFGSNTSLHLLSSHSKSLDLDRGPSTLTVQAEQRKHPSWPRLDRNNSKGYMKLENKEDPMDRLLVPQVAIKKDFTNKEKLLMISRSHNNLSFEHDEFLSNNLKRGTSETRF, encoded by the coding sequence ATGATAGCAACTGGTGGAGTGATAACTGGCCTGGCCGCCTTGAAAAGGCAAGACTCTGCCAGATCACAGCAGCATGTCAACCTCAGCCCGTCTCCTGCTACCCAAGAGAAGAAGCCCATCAGGCGCCGGCCCCGGGCAGATGTTGTGGTTGTTCGTGGCAAAATCCGGCTTTATTCCCCAtctggtttttttcttattttaggagTGCTCATCTCCATTATAGGAATTGCTATGGCCGTTCTTGGATATTGGCCccaaaaagaacattttattgaTGCTGAAACAACACTGTCAACAAATGAAACTCAGGTCATTCGGAATGAAGGCGGTGTGGTGGTTCGCTTCTTTGAGCAGCATTTGCATTCTGATAAGATGAAAATGCTTGGCCCATTCACCATGGGGAttggcattttcattttcatttgtgctAATGCCATTCTTCATGAAAACCGTGACAAAGAGACCAAAATCATACACATGAGGGATATCTATTCCACAGTCATTGACATTCACACGCTAAGAATCAAGGAGCAAAGGCAAATGAACGGCATGTACACTGGTTTGATGGGAGAAACAGAAGTAAAACAGAATGGGAGCTCCTGTGCCTCGAGATTGGCAGCAAATACGATCGCCTCTTTCTCGGGTTTTCGGAGCAGTTTTCGAATGGACAGCTCCGTGGAGGAGGATGAACTTATGTTAAATGAAGGTAAGAGTTCTGGGCATCTTATGCCCCCTTTGCTCTCTGACAGCTCTGTGTCTGTCTTTGGCCTCTATCCACCTCCTTCCAAGACAACTGATGATAAGACCAGCGGCTCTAAGAAATGTGAAACCAAGTCAATTGTGTCATCGTCCATCAGTGCTTTTACATTGCCTGTGATCAAACTTAATAACTGTGTTATTGATGAGCCCAGTATAGATAACATCACTGAAGATGCTGACAACCTCAAAAGTAGGTCAAGGAATTTGTCAATGGATTCCCTTGTGGTTCCTTTGCCCAACACCAGTGAATCCTTCCAGCCCGTCAGCACAGTGCTACCAAGGAATAATTCCATTGGGGAGTCGTTGTCGAGTCAGTACAAGTCATCTATGGCTCTCGGACCTGGGGCTGGACAGCTCTTGTCTCCTGGGGCTGCCAGAAGACAGTTTGGGTCCAATACATCCTTGCATTTGCTCTCGTCACACTCAAAGTCCTTGGACTTAGACCGGGGTCCCTCCACTCTAACTGTTCAGGCAGAACAACGGAAACATCCAAGTTGGCCTAGGTTGGATCGGAACAACAGCAAGGGATATATGAAACTAGAGAACAAAGAAGACCCGATGGATAGGTTGCTTGTGCCCCAAGTTGCCATCAAAAAGGACTTTACCAATAAGGAGAAGCTTCTTATGATTTCAAGATCTCACAATAATTTGAGTTTTGAACATGATGAGTTTTTGAGTAACAACCTAAAGAGGGGAACTTCTGAAACAAGGTTTTAA